The sequence below is a genomic window from Amphiprion ocellaris isolate individual 3 ecotype Okinawa chromosome 16, ASM2253959v1, whole genome shotgun sequence.
GGAGGCAATGCCAGTGAAAGACCCAGACTCTCTCCAAGGTTGtccctgttgctgctgcttctgctgtcTGGAGCCCTTGTGGAGAGAGAAGCCAAGAGCTCAGAGTTGCTGAGAGACCCTAGTGGCTCCTTACAGGCTTGGTTTGCCATCTTGGTGATGCCTCTTGCTTCTCTTTTGGAGATGAGCTCTGGTCTCTTGCCAGGCGATTCTACTTTAACACCACGAAGACGAGGTGGAAGAGTTGCCAAGGTGGTCGAGGGGTGAGGAGACGTGTTGCCTGGCTTCACTGAGGATTGTGCTTGAAGGTTAGGCTGTAAACAGGACACTGTGGAATCAAAAGGCTGAGACAGCAGTCTGGCTGAAGGTGAAGTGGAGGAAGGTAATGCAGAGGGAGGGCTGATGTGAAATGATGTGCCAAGCTGTGTCCCATCAGCTCTGCTGGTGAGAGTATCACTTGTCCCAAGTGTCCAGGTACTAAGTGGGGTGGGGGAGCGGGGCAGCTGGTGCTGAGGCCCAACCTCGAGGGACTGACGGCCTCCCTCTGGCTGTGTGGACACATCCAGACTCAAAGGGTCTAACAGTTCCCCAAATGGAGCACCAGGTTGTGTTGGCGCCACCAGTCCAACAGCTTCCTCTAACAAACCCAGCCCAAAAGCCTCCCCTGAGGGCTCAACTGGGTCAAAGGTAGCTTCAGGTGGCCGCCTGGTACACAACGGTGGGAGCTGTGGGTACACACAGTCCCTCATCAACCTAGTGCTGCCAATGTCCAACCGAGACACTTTGGGAGGGGGGCGAATCTTTGCAAATGGTGGGCATGTCTCCCATGGCTCCTCCTCCTGAAGCATGTAACAAGACGGAGAGGGGAAAGAGGGAGGCGGCCGTCTAGGGATGGAAAAGTGGGTGGAGGTCGCAGCAGCAGAGGGGTCAACGGATTCATGGTCTGCAATTGGAGGTAGTGGGGCGTTTGACTGCCGAGACTGGCTGATCAGTGGGAGCGAGCGAAGGAGGCGATGATGGTGTCGAGTGCTGGAAGGCCCAAGAGAGCCAACGCAGGGATGTGGACTGACAGGGGCCCGTGGTTTGACTTTTGCTGACTTCTGGAGGACAAAGACATGGACAGAGAGTCAAACTATATGAGAGGACCCTTTAAAATGTCATGTACATTCTCATGATTTTTCCCATTCGGTAAAATTGTACAATCATAGTGGTTCTCTCACCACTAGAttgaaataattatttaagaacatttcaAAGACAGCGCAGTTTAATGTAATAAAAAGCTTCATCCTCATACAAAGCATGTAAACTAGTGTGTGGTACAGTATGCCTACATTATGCAAAACGATTGCTGCCTACCATTTTCAATCTTTGAATAAGAAAAGCAGGAGCCCATGTAACGACAATCGGAAAtatcgttttgtttctttcctttactgaagaaaatacatttgagAAGATCACAGAATTCAGAATGCCAGGTCAGAAGGCGccggaaaacatcaaaatacgGGAAAGAAAAGCTCTGCACACATAGGGCTGATGCACGTACTAGATCAGAGGCTTTCACTTTGATGATGGTTTTAGgacaaataattaaatatcttCATTGGACTGTGCAGGGCCTTGGTTCAGGTTGATAAATTTACTTTCACAAACCAATCTGATAGCTGTTCTTATTAAAAAATGTGTCT
It includes:
- the zfand4 gene encoding AN1-type zinc finger protein 4 — translated: MTDRKEPPFFNDDSMGAFQYKLPFYDTMELFIETLTGTCFELRVLPFEAVISVKAKIQRLEGIPVAQQHLIWNNVELDDEHCLHDYGIAEGCTLKLVLAMRGGPINTRRVTMEDPVKEVTDLMDSTKDESWEKSLANKQVTFVVYREGDQLNFFRVVDRGDGTLTPLSESLSGGSVYNVFAEDEDGEISAAAQHNLENSITMNKMKLLKAKMEDMNLNKKKSAKVKPRAPVSPHPCVGSLGPSSTRHHHRLLRSLPLISQSRQSNAPLPPIADHESVDPSAAATSTHFSIPRRPPPSFPSPSCYMLQEEEPWETCPPFAKIRPPPKVSRLDIGSTRLMRDCVYPQLPPLCTRRPPEATFDPVEPSGEAFGLGLLEEAVGLVAPTQPGAPFGELLDPLSLDVSTQPEGGRQSLEVGPQHQLPRSPTPLSTWTLGTSDTLTSRADGTQLGTSFHISPPSALPSSTSPSARLLSQPFDSTVSCLQPNLQAQSSVKPGNTSPHPSTTLATLPPRLRGVKVESPGKRPELISKREARGITKMANQACKEPLGSLSNSELLASLSTRAPDSRSSSNRDNLGESLGLSLALPPATASGQGSLGPRLPSIPTNRLFQDDLIRQMSPLHRATASYMTNNTLASAGGVVTSFGTIGTPAYHLPPVKAPTGTKKKSSKHCFLCGKKTGLATSYECRCGHNFCATHRYAETHDCTYDYKSAGRRFLQETNPLISAPKLPKI